From a single Eretmochelys imbricata isolate rEreImb1 chromosome 13, rEreImb1.hap1, whole genome shotgun sequence genomic region:
- the LOC144273241 gene encoding olfactory receptor 10S1-like → MEPGNQTPVTEFILEGLPNTRELPSLFFLLFLLLYLLTLLGNTLTLLTVLCDPRLHALPMYCFLGHLSFLDACLSSVTVPKILAGLVGPGGRAISFGGCVAQLYAFHFLCSTECFLYTVMAYDRFLAICHPLRYSVVMSRKTCLWLAAGTWLTGSIHAMIQAFLTFRLPYCGPNHVEYFVCDIPAMLKLACANTAINQVVILANIGAVVAGCFLLICVSYTYIASAILKIRTAQGRQRAFSTCSAHLTLVLLYYGPPVFIYLHPSSSQASDGVVAVFYTAVTPLLNPFIYTLRNKEMKKALRKLICGQTLSLHA, encoded by the coding sequence ATGGAGCCAGGAAACCAAACGCCAGTGACGGAATTCATCCTGGAGGGTCTCCCAAACACCAGGGAGCTTccctctctcttcttcctcctcttcctcctcctctaccTGCTCACCCTGCTGGGCAACACCCTCACCCTCCTGACTGTGCTCTGCGATCCTCGACTCCATGCCCTGCCCATGTACTGCTTCCTTGGCCACCTCTCCTTTCTCGACGCCTGCCTCTCCTCCGTCACCGTGCCCAAGATCCTGGCTGGCTTGGTGGGGCCCGGTGGCAGGGCCATCTCCTTCGGCGGCTGCGTGGCGCAGCTCTACGCCTTCCATTTCCTGTGCAGCACCGAGTGCTTCCTCTATACGGTAATGGCTTACGACCGCTTCCTGGCCATCTGCCACCCCCTGCGCTACAGCGTGGTGATGAGCAGAAAGACCTGCCTGTGGCTGGCAGCCGGCACTTGGCTCACCGGCTCAATCCATGCCATGATCCAGGCCTTCCTGACCTTTCGCCTGCCCTACTGTGGCCCCAATCACGTGGAATACTTCGTCTGCGACATCCCCGCCATGCTGAAGCTGGCCTGCGCCAACACAGCCATCAATCAAGTCGTCATTCTGGCCAACATTGGGGCAGTGGTGGCCGGCTGCTTCCTGCTCATCTGCGTTTCTTATACCTACATAGCCTCCGCCATCCTGAAGATCCGCACGGCCCAAGGGAGGCAGCGGGCGTTCTCCACCTGCAGCGCCCACCTCACCCTGGTGCTGCTGTACTATGGGCCCCCAGTCTTCATATACCTGCATCCCTCTTCGAGTCAAGCATCCGACGGGGTAGTGGCTGTATTCTATACTGCAGTCACCCCTCTGCTGAACCCCTTTATATACACCCTGAGAAACAAGGAGATGAAAAAGGCCTTGAGGAAACTGATTTGTGGACAAACACTTTCTCTGCATGCATAA